The Athene noctua chromosome 3, bAthNoc1.hap1.1, whole genome shotgun sequence genome includes a region encoding these proteins:
- the LOC141958449 gene encoding olfactory receptor 2A12-like isoform X2, translating to MGNNETTVTEFILLGFSSNPALQFCLFGLFSVLYSATLMGNALVFVLICRDYRLHSPMYFFLCHLSILDICYSSNNVPHMLRNLLGHGRTISFAGCGTQIHLYLIFALTECVLLAVMSYDRYVAICHPLRYALIMNWRLCLTLAAVSWAFGFVFGTLQASLALHLPFCGPCEVDHFFCEILAVLKLACTDTTANKVLIFAVCVCFLLFPLALILISYLHILATVLRIRSTPGWHKTFSTCGSHLTVVGLFYGNAIFMYMGPGSSNSSGREKVLSLFYSLVSPCLNPLIYSLRNKQVKEALMKLQRRRVFHSM from the exons ATGGGGAAT AATGAAACGACTGTCACAGAATTCATCCTCTTGGGGTTCTCCAGCAACCCAGCCCTGCAGTTCTGCCTCTTTGGCCTTTTCTCTGTCCTCTACTCTGCCACTCTGATGGGAAACGCACTTGTCTTTGTGCTTATCTGCCGGGACTACCGCCTCCACagccccatgtacttcttcctctgCCACCTCTCCATCTTGGACATCTGCTACTCCTCCAACAATGTCCCCCATATGCTGAGGAACCTCCTTGGACATGGCAGAACCATCTCCTTTGCTGGATGTGGGACACAGATACATCTTTATTTAATCTTTGCACTTACAGAGTGCGTGCTGCTGGCCGTGATGTCTTATGATCGCTACGTGGCAATCTGCCACCCCCTGCGCTACGCCCTCATCATGAACTGGAGGCTGTGCCTCACTCTTGCTGCAGTTTCGTGGGCTTTTGGGTTTGTATTTGGTACACTACAAGCGTCTCTGGCTTTACACCTGCCTTTTTGTGGCCCATGTGAGGTTGACCACTTCTTCTGTGAAATCCTTGCTGTCCTAAAGCTAGCCTGCACTGACACTACTGCCAATAAAGTCCTGATCTTTGCTGTTTGCGtgtgcttcctcctcttccctttaGCCTTAATCCTAATTTCCTACCTGCACATCCTGGCCACTGTTCTGCGCATCCGCTCTACGCCAGGGTGGCACAAAACATTCTCCACCTGTGGCTCCCACCTGACAGTGGTGGGTCTGTTTTATGGAAACGCTATCTTCATGTACATGGGGCCTGGGAGCAGTAACTCATCTGGGAGGGAGAAAGTTCTTTCCCTTTTCTACAGTCTTGTCAGCCCCTGTTTGAACCCCCTGATTTACAGTCTGAGGAATAAGCAGGTGAAGGAAGCCTTGATGAAGCTTCAGAGAAGAAGAGTCTTT
- the LOC141958449 gene encoding olfactory receptor 2A12-like isoform X1: MKEINETTVTEFILLGFSSNPALQFCLFGLFSVLYSATLMGNALVFVLICRDYRLHSPMYFFLCHLSILDICYSSNNVPHMLRNLLGHGRTISFAGCGTQIHLYLIFALTECVLLAVMSYDRYVAICHPLRYALIMNWRLCLTLAAVSWAFGFVFGTLQASLALHLPFCGPCEVDHFFCEILAVLKLACTDTTANKVLIFAVCVCFLLFPLALILISYLHILATVLRIRSTPGWHKTFSTCGSHLTVVGLFYGNAIFMYMGPGSSNSSGREKVLSLFYSLVSPCLNPLIYSLRNKQVKEALMKLQRRRVFHSM; this comes from the exons ATGAAGGAGATT AATGAAACGACTGTCACAGAATTCATCCTCTTGGGGTTCTCCAGCAACCCAGCCCTGCAGTTCTGCCTCTTTGGCCTTTTCTCTGTCCTCTACTCTGCCACTCTGATGGGAAACGCACTTGTCTTTGTGCTTATCTGCCGGGACTACCGCCTCCACagccccatgtacttcttcctctgCCACCTCTCCATCTTGGACATCTGCTACTCCTCCAACAATGTCCCCCATATGCTGAGGAACCTCCTTGGACATGGCAGAACCATCTCCTTTGCTGGATGTGGGACACAGATACATCTTTATTTAATCTTTGCACTTACAGAGTGCGTGCTGCTGGCCGTGATGTCTTATGATCGCTACGTGGCAATCTGCCACCCCCTGCGCTACGCCCTCATCATGAACTGGAGGCTGTGCCTCACTCTTGCTGCAGTTTCGTGGGCTTTTGGGTTTGTATTTGGTACACTACAAGCGTCTCTGGCTTTACACCTGCCTTTTTGTGGCCCATGTGAGGTTGACCACTTCTTCTGTGAAATCCTTGCTGTCCTAAAGCTAGCCTGCACTGACACTACTGCCAATAAAGTCCTGATCTTTGCTGTTTGCGtgtgcttcctcctcttccctttaGCCTTAATCCTAATTTCCTACCTGCACATCCTGGCCACTGTTCTGCGCATCCGCTCTACGCCAGGGTGGCACAAAACATTCTCCACCTGTGGCTCCCACCTGACAGTGGTGGGTCTGTTTTATGGAAACGCTATCTTCATGTACATGGGGCCTGGGAGCAGTAACTCATCTGGGAGGGAGAAAGTTCTTTCCCTTTTCTACAGTCTTGTCAGCCCCTGTTTGAACCCCCTGATTTACAGTCTGAGGAATAAGCAGGTGAAGGAAGCCTTGATGAAGCTTCAGAGAAGAAGAGTCTTT
- the LOC141958449 gene encoding olfactory receptor 2A12-like isoform X3, whose product MQNETTVTEFILLGFSSNPALQFCLFGLFSVLYSATLMGNALVFVLICRDYRLHSPMYFFLCHLSILDICYSSNNVPHMLRNLLGHGRTISFAGCGTQIHLYLIFALTECVLLAVMSYDRYVAICHPLRYALIMNWRLCLTLAAVSWAFGFVFGTLQASLALHLPFCGPCEVDHFFCEILAVLKLACTDTTANKVLIFAVCVCFLLFPLALILISYLHILATVLRIRSTPGWHKTFSTCGSHLTVVGLFYGNAIFMYMGPGSSNSSGREKVLSLFYSLVSPCLNPLIYSLRNKQVKEALMKLQRRRVFHSM is encoded by the coding sequence ATGCAGAATGAAACGACTGTCACAGAATTCATCCTCTTGGGGTTCTCCAGCAACCCAGCCCTGCAGTTCTGCCTCTTTGGCCTTTTCTCTGTCCTCTACTCTGCCACTCTGATGGGAAACGCACTTGTCTTTGTGCTTATCTGCCGGGACTACCGCCTCCACagccccatgtacttcttcctctgCCACCTCTCCATCTTGGACATCTGCTACTCCTCCAACAATGTCCCCCATATGCTGAGGAACCTCCTTGGACATGGCAGAACCATCTCCTTTGCTGGATGTGGGACACAGATACATCTTTATTTAATCTTTGCACTTACAGAGTGCGTGCTGCTGGCCGTGATGTCTTATGATCGCTACGTGGCAATCTGCCACCCCCTGCGCTACGCCCTCATCATGAACTGGAGGCTGTGCCTCACTCTTGCTGCAGTTTCGTGGGCTTTTGGGTTTGTATTTGGTACACTACAAGCGTCTCTGGCTTTACACCTGCCTTTTTGTGGCCCATGTGAGGTTGACCACTTCTTCTGTGAAATCCTTGCTGTCCTAAAGCTAGCCTGCACTGACACTACTGCCAATAAAGTCCTGATCTTTGCTGTTTGCGtgtgcttcctcctcttccctttaGCCTTAATCCTAATTTCCTACCTGCACATCCTGGCCACTGTTCTGCGCATCCGCTCTACGCCAGGGTGGCACAAAACATTCTCCACCTGTGGCTCCCACCTGACAGTGGTGGGTCTGTTTTATGGAAACGCTATCTTCATGTACATGGGGCCTGGGAGCAGTAACTCATCTGGGAGGGAGAAAGTTCTTTCCCTTTTCTACAGTCTTGTCAGCCCCTGTTTGAACCCCCTGATTTACAGTCTGAGGAATAAGCAGGTGAAGGAAGCCTTGATGAAGCTTCAGAGAAGAAGAGTCTTT